The DNA segment cagggctctagatccaagcgactttttttccagcgtgtcagatgcttaaaaagacatgatttgaaatagttttcagacaacattttttgttcaaagcgtcaaacccattttagaaaggaaataaacactggaaaaaaacacactggatctagagtccagactcttgaaatcatcgacaagaaaaaatactcttgattcaattagattcaagcttaaatcaagaagcaaagcctcttaatttgagcggatttccttttgatttaagcttaaatctgattgaatcgcgagtcctttttcttgtcaatgttttcaagagtctggactctagatccaatgtgtttctttttccagtgaaggcgacttgacaatttttccctgacatttccgtcttttccttgacatttccagggTTTCCCCGACagttcccggttttcccggtattctctGACTGTGGCGACCCTGCATGGAGTCGTGAGAATGTTTTTCAGGCGTTTCCTGCAAgtttcatgatttatttttacagGTCTCAAGCGACCCGGCAACACGGCTGGATGTACTAAAATTGGCTGAGCAGTTGGACATGCGCCTTCAGCAGCGGCAAGCTCGAGAGACCGGCATATGTCCTGTCAGAAGGGAGCTCTTCACTCAATGTTTCggtaaatgaaaatgaattagCACGTCAAAGTCCTCCTCGATCCTCATTGAACACGATTGTGCCCAATAAATGGGCTTTTCATTAAAATGAGTGAAATCGCTGGTGGCGAGTGTCGGCATCTATGTTTCGTTTTGTTATGTTAATTAACCAACTACAGATGGACCaggtttagcagaaaggagccaagccaaatcaggtattgccaaatttaactgggcaatttaattttgcacaagagaacgtttgtgcggattcctttgaaataagaatttgcttcgcactaagcggaaaattcactgaaatttgcacaaaaatccgctcaaccgtttcgtaaaacattgaattgccagattaaatttggcaatggctgatgtggcttggctcctttctgcttaacgcggtccagatGGTCTCGTTGTCAAGAGGCAAACGTAAGTAGGGAGCCGTTATACAGCAAATAAATTTTCTCGCGCATCCACAACAATGGAAAAGGGCTTGGTCTTTTTTCCGCCTACTCGGAGATTTTAACgccagagtagaaaagttggatgtgGCGGAacgcgcgatacaactatttcgactttcaagtgggtaaaattgcatacctacaaaatgaaggaaaattgaacCCATTTCGGCtgacttggagactttaacgcgtgAGTAGAAAAGTTTGATTGGGCGAAGCACATGATACTGTTGAAGTTGAAACAAATTAATTCCGTTCCATAATGTGAAATTCCGCATCAATGCCTTACTTGTATGTAGGGTGTCACCTGAGCACTGATAAGCTTTACCTTTCTCATGCCCAGTCACATATGTATTAGCTTTATTCAATTAGTTGTGAGAGTACGCCTGTAGCCGTACGAAGTCGCTTTCTTTTCCACATATAAAATAATTATCATTTAATATGTTTTACGTAAATCCCTCATCCCTTAAAAAGTTAGGAGCCCAGGGTGCAAGTGACAATCATGTAACGATCAATTGCGCTGCAAAATCGTAAAAATGACGTGaatttaagtcaaaatttcGGGCTACGAAGTGCCAACTTTACGAGCGACGAAGTGCCAACTTTACGAGCGACAAAGTGCCAACTATACGGGCGACAAAGTGCTAACTTTACGAGCGACAAAGTGCAAATTGTACGGTGAGAAAGTGCTAACTGAGGGCAACAAAGTGCCAATTAGTTAAACTTACAATTCAACCGATCGTTTATATGTTAATCTTCCGGGCAACACAGTTTCGGTCGACACAGTGACAACTGAATTAAGTGAAACTAAGTTTCTCTTGAACTAATGTGACCAATTTTCCGTACAGAAAAGCAGTAGGATCGCTTTCGTACTTATCAAGTAAAACCCGACCAGATATAGCTTTTGCTACCAACGTAGTGAGCAGACATCTCGGGAATCCAACTAAAAATGATATAGTCAAAGTGAAAAGAATTTTGCGATATAAAAAAACGTTGAACTAATAAAGAGGAATAAGGATAGATATATGAAATAGAAATCCGATTATCATTAAAGAAAGGTACTTTTCAGCTGGAGACTCATAACCGGGAGTTTCCCCTTCTCAACGAGTGGATTGAGATTATGCGTCCGGCCATGATAGTTTTGTAGTTAGTCGGTCGCTTGCGTTGTATCGAACCGGCGAGATGCCTTTTTGCTGATAAAATGTAATACCTTTCTCGCAATCTTGGTTGAACCATTTTTGGACCTAAACTcgaaataatattttcgttaaAAACGACAGGGTCCCTCTATGAGCTGCTTTTATTATTCGTCATTACCATTTCGAACTCCAAATTAATTGATTTGCCTTTTTTTCCAGATGAACTCATTCGACAGGTGACCATCAACTGCGCTGAGAGGGGTCTCCTCTTGCTCCGCGTTCGGGACGAGTTGAGAATGACCGCTGTAGCCTACCAGAAATTGTACGAAAGCAGTATTGCCTTCGGCATACGAAAGGCTCTATACGTAAGAAATGTATTCACTATCAGTCATAACAATACGCTACACAGGAAAGCATTCGTGaatttcttggggggggggggggggatgacaatatttttttgtttcggaACAGGAAAATTGtatgacttttaaaaatattaacttTCTAAAACAGTAATcgagaaaatcgatgaaaagGGTCCAAACAAAAGGGGAAGTAGAAACCACATGCATTCATTTTTACTTGTCTACATTTTTGAAACACTCgttgtttcatttttacttgtctaaatttttgaatcacccattattttatttttaattatcatCCTAATTTCTCTCTAGCACTGTTCTCCTTGTATATTGTATAAGCCCTAAAGGATCCTTGCATAACTTATCTAAGAATGACGGGCGATTTGTAATGTATATAGTTTATTTCATATTCAATTAAGTAACTTCATCTCAATTTATTTATAAAtcctttttttataatttttattaattaagtTAATCTATGCCACGACCATAACCGTACATGGTTTCGATCAGATCGTCTATCGTCAGAAGCGgtggaaattcgaaaaattagaaactttCCCGCCAAGGTCTCCATTTAGTCCTTAGATGCTATCATCACTATTATTAATTATATTAACGCAGAACAAAAGCCGTTAATAAAGACAAGGTTTCCCGGATTTAGACCGATATTATTTACTGTTTTAGAGGATATTGGTGGCAGGGGTGCTAGACAAGTTACGAAGAGGGGGGCGACGCAACGTGCCAATCAGGAACGCGCCGGACGAGACACTTGATTTCCGCTGTGAAAAAACTTTGCTAACGGACGAGGCGATCTGAAGAATAAGAAATGCCGACGGAACACCAAAATACAAATTAGTGACGCTTCGAAAGTGCTAGTTTAACGCCATGAAACCGTCAAACCCTGCTTTCTTGGTCCACTCGCTGTATTTGTCCAATACAGTTGTGGTCAAAAGTTCATTCAGAGGGCGGAAAATTCATCTTATGAATAAAACACTTGTTTATGAAGGATGTAATATCGTAACCACGGGTACGCGTCTTGAATCTTCAGATTACGGTgaagtcaaaatttgaagagcaaATGAAAGATGtctggtttatttatttttttttatacacaacAGGGAAAATTTAGATTCAGTGAAACCTTGCAATTTGCTCAatacctttttttaaatcaagaaatgagcaaaattaattattgaatTTATACTTTTTCGTCGATAATTCAGCAGCTTTCCCAACGAAAATCCCGTCCAACTGGTGATTAagggtttttctttttcaccagGCGGAACAAGGAAAGGAAGACATGGCAGAAAAAGTAGAGCAACTAACGGCGGAGAAGAATAAGCTCCAACTCCAAGTGGTTGACCTGAAAGCAAAGGCTGATATGATAGAGCGGAGAGCGAAAGAGTTACGTCTGGCCGAAGAAAAACAGCATGCTGAGGAGATAAGTTTCTTAAGGAGGGCGAACCAGCAACTGAAGGTGAGAGAGATTTGAAAATCAGTAACTAGAAACGAGAAGACCTTTTATGGGAGTGGTAAGGGGTAAATCAGGAAGATACTCAGAAAAAGGAATACAATCAGAAATTGAGGCAAAAGGCTTTTTTGTAACTAGgatctacactgccgtgctaaggaagccgtatgaacatccaagagttgccaaatttccttgaataaaacATCTACTCGTGAGGAAagtttccttacttttccttgaaattttcagaaacccctacattaaatggaccgcgtttaacagaaaggaacccagccacatcagctattgccaaattttactgggcaatttaatttttaacaagagaacgtttctatggattcctttgaaaattttaaggaatttgcttcgtactgtggagaaaattcgctgaaatttgcacgagaatccgcacaaccgtttccatgtaagaaattgaattgccaaattaaatttggcaatagctgatgtggcttggttcctttctgtttaatgcggtccaaatggcgaacaaaattgtcgaaaaattttaaaatattcaccattttcccagtaaatttgacttttattgaaggaaatatagcAACATCTgaggactcatacggcgtttttccttagcacaacagtatAGGGCAGGGAAATGTTATCGAGAACCGAATGGAACAGAGGGCATTTGTAAGGAATTCCAGTGGTCTACGtagacttgaaaaaaaaaaaaaaaaaaaaaaaaaaaaaaaaaaaaaaaaacggaagacGTAAATAAATTCatgaattcctttttttttggcgcgtaatCGGCAATTAACATGCAAAATCTATCCCTCCTAACTACTAAAGGATGGTTTTGCTCACCTCCTGCAGCCTGATCATTTACTTATCGTATCTATTGACCTTGATGGATAACAGCTGCGTTTCTATCACGCCGATATGGCAGCGACCATGGACtgctctgctgtgctaaggaagaacgccgtatgagccttcagacgttgccaagtttcctccgatgaaaactgaatttactgggaaaattgcgaaaattattttctaaaattttcagacaattttgtacacaattttatctaaaatatctgaaaatttcaaggaaaaatatgcacgaatacagtcaaaaatacgtgttttatcgagggaaatttggcaactctcggatgttcatacggtgttcttccttagcacgggggTGCTCCCAGTAGATATCTCAATGGATACGGCTCTAGATACGTATCCGCCGCTCCGGGGTGGTGGATAACGGCTGCATCTATTGAATTTCGTCAGGTTTGAGGTTAGAAGTCTGGTGTGATCCAATTACTTCATAAGTGTGGtgaacattttgatgaaaagaaAGAGTGTGAACCGTGTAGATAATGGCTCTTGCTCCCGGATTTCTACAGCGTTTGCCAGTATTCGAGGCTGAAGCAGAGGACCAAGATCCCATCCATACTGTCCgtattcaaagaaaaagaacgaGAGACCTTCGCAACCCCTTTGATGCGCcggagataatttttaaaaccaaatttcGGCTGAGAAAGCAAATGCATTTTCATCCTACCTGGCCACAACATTCAAGCCGCATGACGAATCGCCCCTTCCTGAAGAAGTGGAAACCTATTTGGATTCAGCACTGCCTATGTGTATGCCCATCAAACCAATGTCTCCACCCGAAACCAAATCAACGATCTTGAAAGTACCCAACAACAAGGCTCCTGGTCACGACCAAGTGTTCAATAAAATCCTAAAAGAATTCTCAAATAAAATGCGCGCCGCACTCGATTGCCTTTTTAATGCAATTAACAAGAGGAGTCATACTTTCTAGCAGATTGGAAAAACTCATATCTACGAAATAACGAAGCAAGGCAAAAATCCACAAATGTGGAATCTTATCGTCCTTTCAGCCTCCTACCATCCGGGagaaaatttccgaaactttgaacttttcgTGAAAAAAGAGCCTTGGACAGTAGTATCCACAGATCTGATGGGACCATTTCCGCGCAGCTCCCTAGGATTTTCTTACATCGCAGTGTTTGTAGACTTGTTCACGTAACAGgtcagggtgatccaaaagtcccttccaccccctctaactttttacctaattgaggtaaagatatgaaacttgggggatatccctaggtcaaagggagctagggagccgccggttaaagttcaaaatgaccaaaaatttatttttttagaaatctaagttcaaatttgtttatcttatgccaaaatactctcaaattccaagttttaggcaaatccatcaggaaaaaaccgaggtgacaattttcggccattttaaactttaaccggcggccattttagaaattttggtttttttgaaaatctaacgtcaaattcgtttttcacgtgtcaaaatacccctaccaaacgattttcgcgcaaatccatcgacaaccggtgtgaattttcggccattttgaactttaaccggccgccattttgaaacggtttgagatattgacttcgggtttgcgcgaaaagttgtctttttttacgctctttcgaacgagttatcacaaagggggtcttcccatttgaaaattaaaagttgggggccgttgccccccccccaaggggggcccctctgagaattttaggggggccaaaaggtagctccctttgaccctggaatatcccccaagtttcaaatctttagctcaattaggtaaaaagttagagggggtggaagggacttttggatcaccctgtaggtAGAAGCAACACCTCTTAGGAGGGCAACGGCGGAAATCGTCGACGACGAAACGTGCTGTACTAGGGTGTTTCCAAAACCaagatctgaaattttgacgggACGCTCCCTAAATCGGTTCGAAAGGGCAAAAAACTGATTCCAGAGAAATTTCAGGCTGATTCAATGATATTTAGAGGTCGCTCCAGCTTCAGCGTCGATCCGATAACTAGCGATTatttggattattttttaacaatCGAATATAGGAGAGACGCACAGGATTTTGCTTCACTCTGTTGTCCCAAAATCCCTGTGTTAGGTAATTTCTCTCCCTTTTCCTTTATCAAAACCAGGACTGTCCTATCTACGCGAGACGGAAACAGAAACAGCGAAAACATTGAGGCCGAAGAGGGAAAGAATGCGAGAATTGCGGCACCCGCTCCGGCCACGGCCGGAAAAaggattttctttgttttttttgctTAGACTTTTCAACCACGAGATGATTACCGAGAGTTCCTggaattaataaaaatattcttgGGCGCTACTCTAAAAGATCAGGCAGTTTTACGGACTCCAGGAGCCATCTCCAGTGCTCGATGGATGGTGATTGCGTTGTACGCTCTGAAAATGTGAATGTTTCAAGCCAAAATCAACCTCAATGAGACTCAAAAATCAAGTTTGAATGACCTGTGTATTTTTATTGCTTTTGTATATGCAAAAGCATAGTTTTTAGCATCAATATCTTCTCGTGCACCTATCACTGACCTACAAATCTTAAAACaacttgtaaaatttaaaggtaTTGACGAAGAAATTAGTCAATCCTGTgtgaaaaatttttttagacaCTTGTGGTATCTTAGTTCGGAACTTTTTCCTCTAGCTTTATTTAGTGATAAAATAGATGCCCAAGAAAAAAGCGAAACTGTTAAAGCCATGAAAGAGAGagaagttggaaaaaaagaacCGCGAAAATTATCTCTTCCAGAAgaaaaagtccctgaaaatctGGGCCGAAATTTAAGTTattttgcaaataaaaattcacatcatttttttttcatacttagGTATTCCACACTCATTTTTAGATGAAAGCCCTTTCctctgggaaaaaaaaagatgagtaTTTAGCAGCTTGCACCATTGTAAAAAACATAACTGTTACGAATTATAATGGAGAGAGAGGAGTTGCTTTAATTGAACAGTGCAATAATTCTCTGACGAAAGATGAAGATTAAAAACAGTTCCTTCTTAAAGTTGCGTAGAAAGACATTTCCAGaagtcacaaaaaaaaatattgaaaaaaacattCCTTTAAAAATCTTTTGAGCCTCTAATAACTTTTTAAGTGTTtgatttctggtttaagattattaaattaattgaCTTTGGCACAGGGTAACCATCTTATTTTGGCACTTATGCTCTCAAAATTATTAACAAAGTATGAATTCAAACATTGTCACTTTTCCCGAAGTAATTCTATTAAtcttttattgttatttttcaaattaaagtttctaacactgttttattattttgttcaatCATGAAGTCATATGATAAGAACAACTTATGGTAACTTGTATGTTACGGTGCTGCGCCACCATAGTGGTCTTGACAGTTAGAGGATTCAATCTTTCAAGTAGAAAACAGCAATTCATTGCAGACTACATGGGATGTTTACAAGTGATATAAAATGtgtttcagggaattttcagtAGAAACACGTATAGATATTACAATTGTCACACAGAATAAGTATTATTTGCCATCTTTGTcccaggattttttttaaagcatttttaagGGACAGAccaaaaaataactaaaaatagCTATTTTTAACGGATGCGCGTATCTGGAGCAACCTCTAAATATTCTTcgatttcatcgaaattttaccAAGACCGTTTTTTTACCTATTCGAACCGAATGAGGGGGGTCCTGTTAAAATTTccgttaaaaattgaaaaaccctCACTTTTGAGACACCCTAGTGCTGTACCGATGGGGTGCACCAGAAACTGGAAGCGCCTGCAATACTGCAGGTATACTTCAAGCATCCCTCCGTCTCCCCTAGCCCGCAGCGGAAACCGATTTCTAGTCTCGCTCTCTGCATTTTACCCACGAACCACGCTATTTGGAAATGCATTGAGCAGCGCGCGTAAACAACTTTGGAAGGTGTAAGTAAAAATGGAGAGTCCAAATTGAGACTCTAAAATCAGTGgataacaaacaaaaaatagtTACCGGACGGCTGTTTGTCAGAGGTaaacaaaaacttcaagatacGAAGGAGCTAGATGCACCTGGAAAGCAACTAGATGTTTAGAAGGTTGGATGTGTGGGTTAATTCGGAGTTCTTCTAGAGGTTGCAACTCTACAAAGACAATGTCAATcaaattttggccaaaattcTTCCAAGGTGTCACCCTGAATTCATAATTATTGCGACTTCATGTTCGGACTTTTGATTATTTACCTCTTTATCATTCATTTTACTATCACTGTCATTGTTACCactgtattttatttcttaatattCTGATGCTTGAATCATTTATGTAAAATTTGCCTCTTACATATTTATTGTTtcttagtgattttttttctcatatattTATTGTATTTTGATATTTCTCATtggtttttaatattttagtttAAGCATGTTCCTACTTCAATTTGCTTTGCTTCGTGTATTGTGAGGATTGTCTACACATTTCCGCGGATACAAAACACAGGATGTGGACTTAGCCTGAAAGTGTGAACGTTTTGACAGTTtgattttctctatttttcaggGCTTTGGTCATCTTCAACCATGATTGTtagttttaatattttgataaaTGTTGGTTCAATATTTATGTTCCTTCTTCTGTGAAGCTTGTCTATATTATTTAAGATTTTCGAGCTGATTATCCTTCAGCTGTCCATGAGGCTGTTCCATAACAAGCCTTCATCGGAACAGAAGTTGAGCTCGTCAATGAAAGCGCAACAACCCATGTTGTCTTTAATGAACTCATGCTCCGGTCGGATTCCAGCCTTCCACAAGCGTTTAGCTAGGCTCCTTCGTTTTCTGCGGAACATGAACATCAAACATGGCACTTGGCAGCCAATTACGTAAGAGAATAAGTCAATACTGTAAATAGGTATCTGTTTGTGGCCAAGTTTATGTACTTGCCGTCTGGATTATTTTGTGATATTATTTGAGTGTCGTAGAAAATGTTTAGGAATTTCGATTTCATTTTGGACAAGGAAGAGGAAATTTACGACCCTGCCCCTTTGCCAAGGAGGCCGAAATTAATAAGACCCAGAATAAACCTAATGGACGTGTGAGATCATCCGGAGTTCTTCCAGAGGTTTCGACTCTCCAAAGCCACTGTAAATCAAATTTTGGCCCAAAAAAAGATCACAAGTATGTGAAATGTAGTGGACCTCACTTAAGTTTCtctgctctgaaaaaaaataggtAGTCCAAAATGTGTCAATTGTGGTCAAAACCACATAGCAAATTATTCCAGTTGCGAGATTGCAGAGTTTTTCAAACAACGTAGGCTGGCAGATTTAAACAAGAAAAAGCGGTCAGCAAAAATATGTCTTTCGTTAGTATGGCTAGCAATGGACAAAGCTATTCCTATGAGCCTACAGGCT comes from the Bemisia tabaci chromosome 7, PGI_BMITA_v3 genome and includes:
- the Dnali1 gene encoding 33 kDa inner dynein arm light chain, axonemal, with amino-acid sequence MVNKPSGIRQKKAGGPQKRAKPYTAMQMEYLTEAIRKRQKVIECKKTDTVVNAEKTVAWQDVSNEINAQLTPEDGPRTLVQLEGKWKQMKRDAGKCTPGPSTSSDKRGAVGGVERDKDTEDILNCILPPREWEQDGQLWIQQVSSDPATRLDVLKLAEQLDMRLQQRQARETGICPVRRELFTQCFDELIRQVTINCAERGLLLLRVRDELRMTAVAYQKLYESSIAFGIRKALYAEQGKEDMAEKVEQLTAEKNKLQLQVVDLKAKADMIERRAKELRLAEEKQHAEEISFLRRANQQLKVREI